GGTAAGACACGGGTATATGACAACCATCCATCCGGTAACGCAACGTCAGAAGTTGCTGGATGATGATTACCCTGATCTTCGTCGCGCCCGTGCGTGTCATATGAATATGCTTCCTACTCCTGTTGGTACTGCAAAAACAGTGGCAGAAGTTATTCCGGACATGGAAGGAAGATTGCAGGGGATTGCTTTTCGTGTTCCTACATTAAGTGTAGCGATGATTGACTGTGTTTTCGAACTGGAAAAATCCGCTACAGTGGAAGACGTAAATAAAGTGCTGCGCGAGGCAGCAAATGAGCATCTTGGATATACTGAAGAACCGCTTGTTTCATGTGACTTTAATGGCTCTACGTTTGGTTCCATCGTGGATGGCCAGCTTACTGCTATACAGGATGGAACAATGCTTAAGCTGGTAGCGTGGTATGATAACGAAGCCAGTTTTTCTAATCAGCTTCTGCGGCTTACAGAAAAAGTTGCCGGAATGATTGAAGCTGAAAGAACATTGAGAAGCGAGATGGCGTCAGTTGTCTGATGATGTATTTAGTAATTTGTTGAAATAAAAAAATCTGCCTGAGAAGGCAGATTTTTTTTATTTCCGGCAGTGGGATTCGTTTCTTGCCTCTTGTTGGATGAAATGATTAGGTGATTTGTATGAATATAGTGTATCCGCCATCGCGATATGCCGGACTTGAGATTCTCTCTTGTGCCGGAGGACACAAGTTTCGGGAGCACCTGCATGATGCGTATGTGTTGTGGCTTAATTCAGAAACTGGTGAGCACTATACGGTGAACGGTGACAGTAAGTTTTTACAGACAGGTGCAGTCAGTTTGATTGAACCTGGAGTCCCTCATGCCAATCGCTCCTGTGATGAACGCAACAGTCATTTACGTAGTTTTTATTGTACAGAAGAATTTTTTCAGCAGCAGTATTTGCATATTTACGAGACCGAGTACACAGCCCCATTGGGAATCAGGCTTTTAGAACATGCAGGGCTTTGGCGAAGTTTTACTGCTTTGCATGAATATATGCTTGGTGTTCAGGATGATCTGAAGGTGGATGAGCTTGTGTTGAGTTCGTTTTCAGGTTTCTTTGAGCAATGCGGGGGGAGAAACCTCCAACCTGTGCGTGATACGTGTGACAGGCGGGTGGCTAAGGCTGCCGAATATTTCCATGCTCATCTTGATTTTCCTATCTTGCTGGAAGAACTGGCAGAAATGCTTGGTTGCACCAGTTTTCACCTTATCCGACTGTTTCGTTTGCAAACGGGGATGACCCCCCATGCGTATTTAACACAAATTCGTCTGGAAAAAGCGCGCAATCTTATCGACCATGGTGTTCCCTTTTCTGCTGTTGCGATGCAGATTGGCTTGTCAGACCAAAGTCATCTCACCCGGCAATTTAAAAAACGATACGGGGTAACTCCCGGACAATACAAAAAGCAACGGCAGCTTTTGTAGTATGTAATCATGTCAGTTTTATTCAAGACCGGTTTAATAGTGTCTGATATCTTTTTAATCACAGGTTCCCAGATCTGTTCAGCATTTTCCTGTAACCATATCGAGAGTGAGAGATAAAGATGGAGACTATTACTTGGAATGATTTTGAGAAAGTTGAATTGCGCGTGGGAAAAATCTTATCTGCAGAAGTATTTAAAGAGGCGCGCAAGCCTGCCTATGTAATGCACATCGATTTTGGAGAAGAAATCGGTCTGCGTAAGTCGAGTGCCCAGATTACGAAGCACTATACTCCTGAAGAATTGGTAGGGCGGCTCATTATGGCGGTAGTCAATTTCCCGAAAAAACAGATTGGCCCTATTATGTCTGAATGCCTTGTCACCGGTTTTGCAGACAGAGATGGTGAGATTGTTCTATGCGGCGTTGATAAGGATGTGCCACTTGGCGCAAAACTTTGCTAGGCGCTACATTGAAATAAAAAGAGGATAACGTGGTGTGCGTTATCCTCTTTTTTTTGGCTCTATTCTATAAGGGCTTTGTTGTTTCGTCTTTTTCTAAATGTACAACCATGACCGGTGTTCTGGATTTTGCAATAACGCCTTGTGCAACACTGCCTGCGAAAAAACTTCCAAGTTTGGAGTGGCCGTAGGTACCCATAACGATCATGTCCACTTCATGAGCGAATTGCAGAATAGTGTGCACAGGATGACCTGTTTGTACATGTACAGTTGTGGCAATATGTGCTGCTTCGAGCTCATATTTGTACTGTCGATAGGCGGATTCAATGCGTTCTTTTGCATGCTTTTTACTGACTCGAAGGACATCATCCTTAATCTTGAGCCAGGTGTTTTCATTATAGATTGTTGCGAAATCAAGGCCGGAAGCAAGAGTTACATTGCGTGCCCAATCCGGGATAACATGAAGAAGCATGAGATCCGCCTGATATATCTTTGCAATGGACAGCGCGTACCCTAAGGCATGCTTGGCCGGCCCGGAAAGATCCGTTGCGTACAGGATTTTTTGAATATGAGGCAGCATTGCTTACTCCGATACTCTTAAAGTTATTCTGAACGGACAATAAGTACCGGTGTAGGACTTTTGGCAATAACACCTTGTGCTACGCTTCCGACAAGTATCCCGCCAATTTTACTGTGCCCTTTGGTGCCCATGACAACGAGATCACAATTTTTTGCGTGCTCTATAATTTTTTTAACGGCGCTGCCGGAAGAAATTATCGGGGTAAGCTTGAGGGCGGCACACGCCTGTTCGCCACCTGCAAGTTCTTCACACTGCTTGCGCATAAGCTCTGTTACTGTTTCTTTTGCTTTGTCAGCTCCGGCTTCCAGTAGCGTCTTAAGTGTTTTGTCGTCGTATACGGCGGCAAAGTCGAACCCTGAATTCAAATATAGCTGTTCTTTCATGTCTGGTAACACATGAAGCAGGATGAGCTCGGCAGTATACTTTTCAGACAAACTGATGGCGTAACGCAGTGCGGCTCCTGCATCATCCGAAAGGTCTGTGGCAAGAAGAATTTTATTAATTTCTGGGAGCATTGTCGTCTCCTTATTGGGTTAGTCTTACAAAAATCTGTGCAAGCGTATTCTGCGCACATGCAGGTCTCCCACACAGCGGACGCATATTGGTTAGTGTACATCAATTGGCAAAAACGCCAATGATACGCTCGAGTCTGTTCGGGATAACGGCCAAGGCTTGCAAAAATACCGTTTTTACGGTTGAATCGCCCTCTTGAATTCATTCGGAGAGGAGAGCGTATGAAACTGCGAACGATGGTACTGAGCATGGCACTGGTGTTTGGTATGACGACTGTTGCCGTAGCAGAAGATATTGGTTCCGTGAGCACTGTATTTAAGATGCTCGGGGCTAACGATAAAATTGTTATTGAAGCGTTTGATGATCCGGATATTGACGGGGTTACCTGTTACTTGAGCCGTGCAAAGAAAGGTGGCGTCAGCGGAACACTAGGACTTGCAGAAGATACGTCAGATGCATCAGTTGATTGTGTTCAAATTGGCCCGATCAACATTCCGGCACGAGTGAAGGCTGGTAAAGAGGATGGTGAGGCTGTATTTAAAAAGCGCACCTCACTGCTTTTTAAAACAATGCAAGTTGTACGTTTCTACGATGCAAAGCGAAATGTACTGGTGTACCTCTCCTATAGTGACCGTGTTGTAGAAGGTTCGCCAAAAAACTCAATATCCACGGTTCCTGTACTTCCGTGGGGCGAATAGTATGTCTGGATATAAAGGAACATTCGCTGCAATTGATTTTGAAACTGCCGATGCAAAACGCGACAGCGCCTGTGCCGTTGCTGTTGTGCGTGTAGAGAATGGTGAGATCATCGATAGTCTGTACCGTCTGGTGCAGCCACCGCGAAGTAATTTTAGTCCGTTCTGCGTGCGTGTTCACAATATACGTTGGAAGGACGTAGAAAATGAGCCTGTCTTTGCTGATGTGTGGCCGCAATTTACGCCGTTGTTCAAAGGGGTAGATTTTGTGGCGGCGCATAATGCTTCCTTTGACCGCTCTGTCCTTTCTGCCTGTCTTGCCGCATCTGGTATGCCAGTAGTCGATGAGCGTTTTTTGTGCACTGTTAAATTAGCGCGGCAAGTCTGGCCGGATTTAGTGAATCATAAGTTGAATACCGTATCAGATCATTTGGGGATTACTCTCCAGCATCACCATGCCGGATCTGATGCTGAAGCCTGTGCCCGCATCGCCATTGAGGGGCTGCGTTTGAAACCTCAGTTTGCTGCTCCGAACATGCTGTAGCGTTAAACTTGCAGAAATTTCACTTTCCCTTTACACCCATTGCGGATTCTCCGTCACATTGAAGAATACCTTCGATGTGATTATACGCAGCAACTTCATTAGTGTTGTCTTGGTTTACCCCATGGTATAGTGGCGGCACTGTATTATTCTGCGGCTTATGATTGTAAGTCGCTTGGCGTTGGCTGCGCTTTACTGTACAAATGCACAGGTTTTATTATGAAAAAATATCGTGATCATTACTTCTTGCGGGCTAAAAAAGATAATTATCCCGCGAGATCAGTATATAAGCTGAAAGAAATTGATAAACGTTTTGCTATCTTTTCTAAAGGCATGAAGGTGCTTGATCTTGGAGCTGCTCCCGGATCCTGGTCTTTAGGTGCTGCTGAGAAAGTTGGTGCGGATGGCCTTGTTATCGGGGCTGATCTTCAAACCACAGAAACAGAATTTCCACCGAACGTTCGTTTTATGCAGGAGAATGTTTTTGAGCGTTCTCAGGAATTTGAAGACGTACTTGCCGAAATTATGCCGTTTGATGTTGTGATCAGCGATATGGCGCCTAAAACAACAGGCCACAAGTTTACAGATCAAGCTCGTTCTGCTGAGCTTTGTTACGAGGCTCTTAATGTGGCTTGTTACTGCCTGAAGCCCAACGGAAGCTTTGTTGTAAAGATCTTTATGGGGCCTGATGTGCAGGCATACGCGACTGCTATGCGTAAGTATTTCAAAAGTGTGAAGTCTTTTAAGCCAAAGAGTTCACGTGATGAGAGTAAGGAAATTTTTTATATCGGTCTTGGATTTAACGGTAAGAAATTCGAATACGAATACTAGTAGTTATTTCTAAATCGACTTCCTTTGATTTTAAGCACCCTGAATGGTTTAGGTGTATTTATTTTTTATTGTTCCAGTTGCAGTATGTTAGCTGCAACTACGTAAGGAGGAATCATGGCTGGACATAGTAAATGGGCTAACATTAAGCACCGTAAAGGTCGTCAGGATGCGGTACGTTCTAAGCAGTTCACTCGTGCTGCAAAAGAGATCATTATTGCTGCTAAAATAAGTGGTGATATTGCGAACAACCCGCGCCTTCGTTCTGCTATTGCTGCTGCTAAAGCTGTAAACCTGCCTAAAGATAAAATTGAGAACGCAATCAAAAAAGGTACCGGCGAACTTGCTGGTGGCGATATCTACGAGATCACCTATGAAGGATACGGTCCCGGCGGTGTGGCTATCCTTATCGAAGTTGCTTCAGATAATAAAAACCGTATCGTTGCTGAAATGCGTCATACCTTGAACAAAGGCAACGGTAACATGGGTGAAGCCGGTTCTGTTGCCTGGATGTTCGATAATAAGGGACAGATCATTATTAAGAAAGATGCTGTTACCGAGGAACAGGTAATGGAAATCGGTCTTGAAGCTGGTGCTGACGATATTATCGAGGAAACAGAAGAATGGGATATCCGTTGTGAGCCTACCGACATGGAAGCAGTTCGTACTGCTTTTGAAGAAGCCGGCATCGCAATTGAATCTGCTGAAATGGCAAAAATTCCTCAGAATACTATTGAGCTTGACGCTGACGGTGCAAGAAAAATGCTTCGCCTCATTGATCTTCTCGAAGAAAATGAGGACGTGCAGAACGTGTTCACCAACATGGACGTTTCTGACGACGTAATGGCTGAGCTTAACGCTGAATAAGTTGGCTGCTACGTAAAGACTTTTTTGCCTGTGGCGACGGAGTTTGTATTACTCCGGCGGGCAAGGGGGCAGCTCCTTGCATTCACGCGAGAGGTATTCTCTCGCGACTGCAATTAGATGAGAACATTTTTGTTTAAAGTATAATTAGACGTTACCGTGTTCGAGATTTTTTGCAGAAGATGAAAAAAGAAGGGAGGGAGTGTAAGCTCTCTCCTTTTTTATTGGTGTGTTTTAATTTGCAGTTGTACTATTCCGCAGTAGACGAGACAATGCAGAAACTTCATAGTGAGCATTTAGGATACATCATCATTTGACCGGTGGAGTTTGTTTTGACTGTAAATCGAGTGCTTGGCATTGACCCGGGGTCCCGCGTGATGGGCTGGGGGATAGTGGAAGAGATTTCCGGCGTAGCAAAGTTAGTAGACTGTGGTGCTATTCGCGCAACAGATAAGGATTTTGCGTGCCGTATGGGGCTTATTTTTAAAGAACTTAATGCTATTGTACAATTGCACAAACCCACCGTTGCGGCGGTGGAAAACGTATTTACAGCTAAAAACCCTGCGTCGGCATTAAAACTTGGGCAGGCTCGTGGGGTTGCTCTCGCTGCGTGCGCTGCAAACGATGTGAAAGTGTTCAGCTATGAACCGACCAAAATTAAGCAGACCATTGTGGGTGGCGGACGTGCTGCAAAAGAGCAGGTCGCTTTTATGGTGGCACAAATTTTAGGTGTGAAAAAGCCCAATTGGGCTCTGGATACGTCAGATGCTCTTGCTGCCGCGGTCTGCCATCTCAATACAAGCCGCTTTGCTAAGTATCTCTAGACCCGCTTCTAGATTCTAATTGCGTGCTTTCCCCAACATGCTGTGGTATTGAAACAAGTTGGGTTATACCTTTGATTATTCCCCTGTTTGCTTTTCTATACGTATGGAGTAGGCAGTCTACAGACTTGCAAAATATTTTTAACATCCTGTTGGCCTGCATCTGCCTGAGGTTCTGGCAAATAGATGTTTAAAAGGCAAAACCAGCTTTATTTATTGGAGCGTCTTGGGTAATAGTCTCTTGATAGCCGGAGACGTTCACGCGTTGTGATGTACAGCCTGTCGCTCCTGATTCACTTCATTCAAAAAAGTTTTTCAAAGCATATATCATGATCGCATATCTTGAAGGTAAAATTGCAGAGACAACGGAGCAGAGTGTCATCATCGTTACAGAGGGCGGTGTTGGGTACGAAGTCCGTTTGCCTGCCCATACGATGAATCGTGTCCCTGCCAAGGGTGGCGATATTGCAGTCTACGTCTACACGGTCGTTCGTGAAGATGCACTGGAATTGTACGGTTTTGAGTCATGGGACGAGCGCCAGATGTATACCACTTTGATTTCTATATCGAAAGTTGGTGGTAAAACAGCGCTGGGCATCTTATCTGTATATCGTCCGGATGATCTGCGCCGTATTGTTTTTGAGGAAGATATTAACGCCTTGACGCAGGTTTCCGGTATTGGCAAGAAAGGGGCACAGCATATTTTTCTTGAGTTAAAGTATAAGCTTAAAGTGGACGAAATGCCTGTTGTATCCGGTAAGGGTGAGGTTCCAGCAACCAGTGTGTACCGTGATGCTTTAGACGGCCTTGCCAACCTTGGTTACGGCGAAGATGAAGCCGCACCACTGCTGAAAACTATTTTGAAAAATGAGCCGGATCTTGACGTGGGTAGTGCTCTTCGAAGTGCGCTTAAAGCTCTTGCAAAGGGATAGGAATGGATACTGATCAGAATATCTGCATGGACGAATCCGTTCGTCCTTCCTCGCTTGATGACTTTATCGGTCAGGAGGAATTGCGCCAAAATTTGAAAGTATACATTCAAGCTGCAAAAACGCGTGGTCAGGCAATGGACCACACCATGTTTTACGGCAACCCCGGGCTGGGTAAGACAACGTTATCCCAGATTATGGCTGAAGAGCTTGGAGTGAACATAGTTTCCACTTCAGGACCTGTTCTCGAACGGAGTGGTGATCTGGCAGCCATTTTGACGAACTTGGGTCGTAATGACATTTTATTTGTTGATGAAATTCATCGGATGCCTATCAGCGTTGAGGAAGTGTTGTATCCGGCAATGGAAGACTTTAAGCTCGATCTTGTCATCGGTCAGGGACCTGGAGCCCGGACTGTAAAGATTGACTTGGAACCCTTCACTCTGGTAGGAGCCACAACCCGCATCGGATTATTATCATCACCGCTACGTGATCGTTTCGGTGTGATCTGTCGGTTAGAATTTTATACTCCGCAAGAACTCGCAACCATTGTTACCCGTACTGCACGTATCTTAGGCGTAGACATAGCATCAGACGGCGCGTTGGAAATAGGCCGCCGTTCTCGTGGTACGCCTCGTATTGCCAATAGACTTCTGCGTCGAGTGCGTGACTTTGCAACGGTACAGGGAAACAGAACTGTTGATGCAGATCTTGCAAGTAGCGCATTAAAGATGATGGATGTTGACGAGAGCGGATTGGATCAGATGGACAGAAAGTTGCTGAGTGTTCTTATTGAACATTATGGTGGCGGCCCTGTAGGTGCTAAGACTCTCGCAGTGGCTTGTTCTGAAGATGTAAAAACAATTGAAGATATTTATGAGCCGTATCTTATTCAGTGCGGTTTTATTAAGCGCACGCACCGTGGTCGTGTTGCTACGGCCAAAGCATATCGTCATTTGAATTTTCTGGCATAAGGCCGCGCCAATAAAACATAACCTAGGAGGAAATATGCCTCAGAAAACATGCAGGGTAGAACTTGTTGCTTCAACGCCAGATCCAATGGCTGTTATTTATGCAGCATTCAGACAGTGCTACCATGCAGGCTTTGTGGGTGATATGCATACCAAGCTTGTGGACGGGGAGATCTCTGCAGAAAAACAAGCTGCGTTCATCCGTAAGGTTATGGAGTCCGGTCATGCCAGTCCCATTGAACATGTGTCGTTTACTTTTGCGATAGAAGGTGTCTCGCGTGCTTTAACTCACCAGCTTGTGCGCCATCGTATTGCGTCTTTTTCTCAGCAGAGCCAGCGATATGTTGATGGAAGTAACTTCGATTACATCCTGCCACCTGCTTTTGCAAAAATCCCAGAGGCAAAAGCTCGCTTTGAAAAATTTTTAGAAGAAGTCGGTGATGCGTATCAGGATTTGAAAAAAATTCTCGAAGATAACGGGCGAGGTGCGAAAGCAAAGGAAGATGCCCGCTTTGTGTTGCCGCAAGCTGCAGAATCAAAAATTGTTGTCACTATGAACTGTCGAAGCCTCATTAATTTCTTTGAACACCGTTGTTGCACCCGTGCCCAATGGGAAATTAGAGCGATGGCAGATCAAATGCTGAAAATTTGTCGTGATGCGTTGCCGTGTGTCTTTGAAGATGCAGGTGCTCGCTGCGAGAAGTTGAAGTACTGCCCTGAAGGTGAGAAGTTCACCTGCGGTCGTTATCCGCTTCCATAACTAATCGGTTCACATCACGTGTAACTGCCTATATTGGCTAGTTGTATATTTGCTATTTACAATGTGGGCACAAAATTTACAAAACCGCGAAAGCTTGTTTTTTATAACAAGTTGTTAAATTTATTGTTTCGGTTTGTCTAAACCGTGTGAGTCGAGTGATATTGTGGCTTCCACATATTTTTTTACAAAAAGGCTAGAATAAAAAGTGCGTCAGATGATTGCCTTTTTCGATTATTAGCCTTAAAAGGCGAATTCTTCAGTTTTCGACAGTACTAATTGTTGAAAACTTTTCCACAGTGTTGTGGAAACTATAAAGTCTTCCGCGTCAACGCTTGTTGTCCGTGAGTCAAATAATTCTTCTGAAAATAGTGTTTTATTAAAAAAGATAGATAAATCGAGACATTGTTAAACTTAGCCAGATGATAGTGCCTGTGTAGAGACTAACAGGTATCACTGGTTTAACTCGAATTGCGGAATAGCATGAAAGAACGTAGGAACATCCCCATGATTGATATTTGGGGCCAAATCCGAGAAATTCTACAAGAAAGCCTTAATCCCGGCATTTTCAAAGTATGGATTTCACCACTACAGGCTGAAGTCGATGGCACTGCTATCCGACTGACAGCTTCCAATGATTTCGTGGCATCATGGGTGCGTGAGCGTCTTGTGAACGATATTGCGGAAGCAGCCACGTCTGTTATGAGTGAACGTCCAACTATTACTGTTGTAGCGGGTGCCGTTAAAGCTGTTGTAAAGCCGAAAGCTCAAGCTCAAACCGCTGCGCCTAAGCCTACACGTGCGCCTGAACCGCAGAGCGCATCTGCTCCTGTACTTTTTGGTGCTGATAACAGAAGGGTTGTACAACAGCAGCTTCCTGTTCAGCACACCTTGGTTTCTAAAGCCATTGACTGGCGATTTGATTTCGACAGCTTTGTAGTGGGACCAAGCAACGATCTTGCTTTTGCCGCATCACAAGGTATTACACGTGATTCTCTTTCTTGCAGCACACTCTTTTTGAGTTCCGCTCCGGGGCTTGGTAAAACACACCTCATGCAGGCGGTGGGTGGTCAGCTCTGTAAGCATAGCAATCGCGTTAATCCAAAAGTTGAATATCTCACCGCTGAAGAATTTGCTACCGGTCTAGTAACTTCTTTGAAGCATCGTGATACAGAACGGTTTAAGTCCCGCTATCGTGATGTTGATTTGTTGTTGCTCGAAGATGTTCACTTTCTTCAGGGTAAAGAACGCATGCAGGATGAAGTTCTTGCAACTATAAAATCTTTGCAGTCCCGCGGGTCCCGCGTAGTGCTGTCCAGTTCTTTTGCTCCACGTGACTTGAAGGATATTGATAATCAGCTTGTTTCCCGTTTCTGCTCTGGATTTCTTGCTGACATAGAAAAGCCGGATTTTGAAACCCGACGCAATATTCTTTGCAAAAAGGCTCGTCTTTATCAGGTAGATTTGCCAGAAAACGTGACTGATTTGCTTGCAGAAAACATTCATTCGGATGTACGTCAGATTGAGAGCTGCTTACACAACCTCATTCTGAAAGCACGTATCCTTAATGAACGAATTTCTATGGACATGGCTTGGGACGTCATAGGACATTACGCATCCCGTGAAGTCGTCATGAACATGGACTCCATTGTACGTTGTGTCTGTAGCTGTTTTGATCTTTCATATGATCAGCTTAACTCACGCAGCCGTAAGCGTGAGCTGGTAACAGCGCGCAACACCGTCTTCTATCTTGCTCGTAAGCATACTGATCTTTCTTTAAAGCAGATCGGTTTGCAGTTTAACCGTCGCCACTCAACAGTGTTGAAGGGTATTACTAATCTTGAACGGGAAATGAGCCGTAGCACACCGACAGGTCGTCAGGTGTCTAACACAGTGAAGATGATTGAAAAAAATGGACGAATTTCCGCCCTCTGAGAATAATCGGGGGACGTAATCTTGTTAGTGATAAGGCGCGTACCGCTCGATGCGGCACGCGCCTTATTTGTTTTTCAGGTGGGTACACGTTAAAGTGCCTTGCTTTACATCCCCATTGGCAATTGTACGTTCCTGATAGCAGAACTAGCGGGTTGGTAGAGGAAGAAAAGCTTTGCTTTTTAACAAAAATGTAATAGCTCTGCTTTGAGCAAGTTATTGTATTGTTAGTTTGGAGGAAATATGCACGAGAATAAAGCATATAAAGAAATTGCTCCCCGATTGCTTGGTCTTCGCGAAGCAGTGGATATGACGGTAGAAGAGCTTTCCGAAAAAATTGGAGTGAAGCCTGAAACCGTAAAGTTATATGAAGAGGGCGACACAGAAATTCCTGTCAGCTATCTGAAAGATGTAGCAACAGCCTGTGGTGTAGACCTTACGTCTCTTATCACAGGTCAGGAAGGCCACCTTCATGACTACACTCTTGTACGCAAGGGTGAAGGGCTCAGTGTTGAGCGCCGTGTTGACTATGACTATTTCAACCTCGCCGCACGGTTTACTAATAAAAAAATGGAACCGTTCCTTGTAACTGTTCCTGCAAAAGATTTAAACGAGCTTACTTGGAACGAGCATAGCGGGCAGGAATTCATTTATCTGCTTGAAGGCAAGTTGGAAGTATGGCTCGATCAGACACGCCATAAGCTGGAAGCCGGTGATTCTATCTACTTTGATTCACGCATTCCTCATGCCTTGCGTGGTCTAGACGGTGATTCAGCAACCTTTCTTGACGTGATTAGCTAGTCTCCTTCCGGTGCAGTAATTGAACTGCTGCACCCCGCAAGTGCTGAAGCACGCCGGAAGGGGACATGACACAGGGGATGTTGTCAAAAAGTTAGTACGTTAATACCGCTGTAGGCGGTGAATGGTGTCCCTAAGTGGGATAAGGATAGAGTGATGAAAAAGTTTTCCAGTTCCAGCTATGAAGAGTTTGTACACGAGTTTTCCCTAAGTGTTCCTGATAACTTCAACTTTGCATTTGATGTATTGGATCCCATTGCAAATGAGGAACCTGAGCGTCTTGCTATGGTGCATGTTGATGATGCAGGTTCGCGTAAAGATTACTCCTTTGCATGGTTTCAGGAACAATCCGCAAAACTTGCTGGTGCCTTAGAAACGCAGGGCCTCAAAAAGGGCGACAGAGTAATGCTTATTCTGTACCGCCGTGTTGAGTTCTGGGTTTCTATGCTTGCTTGCCATAGACTTGGGCTTGTACCAGTTCCGTCTCCCTCACAGTTGACTGTAAAAGATATTGATTTTCGTGTCCGCCGTGCCAATATTCGCGGTATGATTGTTGAAGATTCTGTGGCGGAACGTGTTGAAGCTGCGCGTGCTACCTGTCCATCTCTCACCTGTCTTGTGCAGGCCGGTGGTGACTCAGTAGTAGATGGCTGGCATGCCTATGATGAACTTGTTGAATCCGGTCCGTCTGAGTTTTCTCGTCCACAGGAGCCGGAACGTAATGCAGGTGGCAATGACCCGCTGCTCATTTTCTTCTCATCCGGTACAACCGGTATGCCGAAGATGGTTGAACATCTGCACACTTACCCATTGGGGCATTACGTAACTGGTGCTTACTGGCACGACTTGGAGCCGGGTGATCTTCACCTGACATTAGCTGATACAGGTTGGGGTAAAGCTGTATGGGGCAAATTTTACGGACAATGGATGGCAGGAGCCGCCGTGTTCGTATGGGATTTCCGTGGTAAGTTTGAGCCTGAAGAATTGCTTAAGCAGTTGGCAGAGCATAAAATAACCACCTTCTGCGCACCTCCGACCGTATATCGTTTCCTTATTCGACAGGATCTTGCCAAGT
This sequence is a window from Halodesulfovibrio aestuarii DSM 17919 = ATCC 29578. Protein-coding genes within it:
- the creA gene encoding protein CreA; protein product: MKLRTMVLSMALVFGMTTVAVAEDIGSVSTVFKMLGANDKIVIEAFDDPDIDGVTCYLSRAKKGGVSGTLGLAEDTSDASVDCVQIGPINIPARVKAGKEDGEAVFKKRTSLLFKTMQVVRFYDAKRNVLVYLSYSDRVVEGSPKNSISTVPVLPWGE
- a CDS encoding YebC/PmpR family DNA-binding transcriptional regulator; the protein is MAGHSKWANIKHRKGRQDAVRSKQFTRAAKEIIIAAKISGDIANNPRLRSAIAAAKAVNLPKDKIENAIKKGTGELAGGDIYEITYEGYGPGGVAILIEVASDNKNRIVAEMRHTLNKGNGNMGEAGSVAWMFDNKGQIIIKKDAVTEEQVMEIGLEAGADDIIEETEEWDIRCEPTDMEAVRTAFEEAGIAIESAEMAKIPQNTIELDADGARKMLRLIDLLEENEDVQNVFTNMDVSDDVMAELNAE
- a CDS encoding RlmE family RNA methyltransferase yields the protein MKKYRDHYFLRAKKDNYPARSVYKLKEIDKRFAIFSKGMKVLDLGAAPGSWSLGAAEKVGADGLVIGADLQTTETEFPPNVRFMQENVFERSQEFEDVLAEIMPFDVVISDMAPKTTGHKFTDQARSAELCYEALNVACYCLKPNGSFVVKIFMGPDVQAYATAMRKYFKSVKSFKPKSSRDESKEIFYIGLGFNGKKFEYEY
- a CDS encoding helix-turn-helix domain-containing protein, encoding MNIVYPPSRYAGLEILSCAGGHKFREHLHDAYVLWLNSETGEHYTVNGDSKFLQTGAVSLIEPGVPHANRSCDERNSHLRSFYCTEEFFQQQYLHIYETEYTAPLGIRLLEHAGLWRSFTALHEYMLGVQDDLKVDELVLSSFSGFFEQCGGRNLQPVRDTCDRRVAKAAEYFHAHLDFPILLEELAEMLGCTSFHLIRLFRLQTGMTPHAYLTQIRLEKARNLIDHGVPFSAVAMQIGLSDQSHLTRQFKKRYGVTPGQYKKQRQLL
- a CDS encoding 3'-5' exonuclease, which codes for MSGYKGTFAAIDFETADAKRDSACAVAVVRVENGEIIDSLYRLVQPPRSNFSPFCVRVHNIRWKDVENEPVFADVWPQFTPLFKGVDFVAAHNASFDRSVLSACLAASGMPVVDERFLCTVKLARQVWPDLVNHKLNTVSDHLGITLQHHHAGSDAEACARIAIEGLRLKPQFAAPNML
- a CDS encoding universal stress protein, whose protein sequence is MLPHIQKILYATDLSGPAKHALGYALSIAKIYQADLMLLHVIPDWARNVTLASGLDFATIYNENTWLKIKDDVLRVSKKHAKERIESAYRQYKYELEAAHIATTVHVQTGHPVHTILQFAHEVDMIVMGTYGHSKLGSFFAGSVAQGVIAKSRTPVMVVHLEKDETTKPL
- the ruvC gene encoding crossover junction endodeoxyribonuclease RuvC is translated as MGWGIVEEISGVAKLVDCGAIRATDKDFACRMGLIFKELNAIVQLHKPTVAAVENVFTAKNPASALKLGQARGVALAACAANDVKVFSYEPTKIKQTIVGGGRAAKEQVAFMVAQILGVKKPNWALDTSDALAAAVCHLNTSRFAKYL
- a CDS encoding tRNA-binding protein, with protein sequence METITWNDFEKVELRVGKILSAEVFKEARKPAYVMHIDFGEEIGLRKSSAQITKHYTPEELVGRLIMAVVNFPKKQIGPIMSECLVTGFADRDGEIVLCGVDKDVPLGAKLC
- a CDS encoding universal stress protein — encoded protein: MLPEINKILLATDLSDDAGAALRYAISLSEKYTAELILLHVLPDMKEQLYLNSGFDFAAVYDDKTLKTLLEAGADKAKETVTELMRKQCEELAGGEQACAALKLTPIISSGSAVKKIIEHAKNCDLVVMGTKGHSKIGGILVGSVAQGVIAKSPTPVLIVRSE
- a CDS encoding type I glyceraldehyde-3-phosphate dehydrogenase, encoding MSVTIGINGFGRIGRYLARLLSGHENLRLVTVNDLMSAEDATHLLRYDSVHGRFMDAKSVEGGFSLNNSFVSVTQKAYGEWDWSGCDIVIEAAGCFAAREHCLQHIASGAKKVLVACPAPEADVTIVMGVNEQDLRSDHHIISNASCTTNCLALPLYHLHNHFGVRHGYMTTIHPVTQRQKLLDDDYPDLRRARACHMNMLPTPVGTAKTVAEVIPDMEGRLQGIAFRVPTLSVAMIDCVFELEKSATVEDVNKVLREAANEHLGYTEEPLVSCDFNGSTFGSIVDGQLTAIQDGTMLKLVAWYDNEASFSNQLLRLTEKVAGMIEAERTLRSEMASVV